A genomic window from Lycium barbarum isolate Lr01 chromosome 4, ASM1917538v2, whole genome shotgun sequence includes:
- the LOC132635155 gene encoding nudix hydrolase 8-like isoform X2, producing the protein MELKLVNSKSLFLSKLVNTEVMKSSSFLDTELMFGLSGTHKFSSCRGVVLKASRSSASYDAASSVSKENFILDEFSCQINGKSCSGLYRDVRILDASDDVYGGVLINPQTLPSNPNIFASVLCSSLSHWKMKGKKGVWLKIPVEKCDLVPIAVKVLVVQEKHSAPALSGLWKIPTGFINESEEIFTGVVREVKEETGIDTEFVEVMAFRHAHNVAFEKSDLFFVCLLRPLSTRIMVDDLEIQAAKWMPLVKFVEQPLIQADSMFRKIIDICIARLGKRYCGLSVHQLVSTFDGKLSSLYFNTVEDSDANCQAN; encoded by the exons ATGGAGCTGAAGTTGGTTAATTCCAAGTCATTATTTTTGTCTAAATTAGTCAATACAGAGGTGATGAAGTCTAGTTCATTTCTTGACACAGAGCTAATGTTTGGTCTCAGTGGTACTCACAAGTTCTCTTCTTGCAGAG GTGTTGTACTCAAGGCTTCTCGTTCAAGTGCTTCTTACGATGCTGCAAGCTCTGTTAGCAAAGAGAACTTTATACTGGACGAATTTTCTTGTCAGATAAATGGGAAAAGTTGTTCAGGACTGTATAGAGATGTAAGAATTCTTGATGCTTCTGATGATGTATATGGAGGAGTACTCATTAATCCTCAAACACTACCATCCAATCCCAATATATTTGCATCTGTACTTTGTTCATCTCTCTCTCACTGGAAAATGAAG GGGAAGAAGGGAGTTTGGCTTAAAATACCAGTTGAGAAATGTGACCTAGTTCCTATTGCAGTAAAG GTGCTTGTTGTACAAGAGAAACATTCTGCACCAGCTCTTTCAGGCCTATGGAAAATACCAACTGGTTTCATAAATGAG TCGGAGGAAATCTTTACAGGAGTCGTAAGAGAAGTGAAAGAGGAGACTGGG ATTGATACTGAATTTGTGGAGGTTATGGCTTTCAG GCATGCTCACAATGTAGCTTTTGAAAAGTCGGATTTATTCTTCGTCTGCCTTTTAAGACCACTgtcaacaagaatcatggttgaTGATCTGGAAATTCAGGCAGccaag TGGATGCCTCTAGTTAAATTCGTCGAGCAGCCACTAATCCAAGCAGATAGCATGTTCAGAAAAATCATTGACATTTGCATTGCTCGGCTGGGAAAGCGTTACTGTGGATTATCCGTCCATCAATTAGTCTCTACATTTGATGGCAAACTATCCTCTTTGTACTTCAACACAGTTGAAGATTCAGATGCGAACTGTCAAGCCAACTAG
- the LOC132635155 gene encoding nudix hydrolase 8-like isoform X1 — protein sequence MELKLVNSKSLFLSKLVNTEVMKSSSFLDTELMFGLSGTHKFSSCRGVVLKASRSSASYDAASSVSKENFILDEFSCQINGKSCSGLYRDVRILDASDDVYGGVLINPQTLPSNPNIFASVLCSSLSHWKMKGKKGVWLKIPVEKCDLVPIAVKEGFQYHHAERGYLMMTYWLPDDPCMLPSNASHQVGVGAFVINDKNEVLVVQEKHSAPALSGLWKIPTGFINESEEIFTGVVREVKEETGIDTEFVEVMAFRHAHNVAFEKSDLFFVCLLRPLSTRIMVDDLEIQAAKWMPLVKFVEQPLIQADSMFRKIIDICIARLGKRYCGLSVHQLVSTFDGKLSSLYFNTVEDSDANCQAN from the exons ATGGAGCTGAAGTTGGTTAATTCCAAGTCATTATTTTTGTCTAAATTAGTCAATACAGAGGTGATGAAGTCTAGTTCATTTCTTGACACAGAGCTAATGTTTGGTCTCAGTGGTACTCACAAGTTCTCTTCTTGCAGAG GTGTTGTACTCAAGGCTTCTCGTTCAAGTGCTTCTTACGATGCTGCAAGCTCTGTTAGCAAAGAGAACTTTATACTGGACGAATTTTCTTGTCAGATAAATGGGAAAAGTTGTTCAGGACTGTATAGAGATGTAAGAATTCTTGATGCTTCTGATGATGTATATGGAGGAGTACTCATTAATCCTCAAACACTACCATCCAATCCCAATATATTTGCATCTGTACTTTGTTCATCTCTCTCTCACTGGAAAATGAAG GGGAAGAAGGGAGTTTGGCTTAAAATACCAGTTGAGAAATGTGACCTAGTTCCTATTGCAGTAAAG GAAGGATTTCAATACCATCACGCGGAAAGAGGATATCTCATGATGACATATTGGCTTCCCGATGATCCCTGCATGCTTCCTTCTAATGCATCTCATCAAGTTGGAGTTGGGGCTTTTGTTATCAATGATAAAAATGAG GTGCTTGTTGTACAAGAGAAACATTCTGCACCAGCTCTTTCAGGCCTATGGAAAATACCAACTGGTTTCATAAATGAG TCGGAGGAAATCTTTACAGGAGTCGTAAGAGAAGTGAAAGAGGAGACTGGG ATTGATACTGAATTTGTGGAGGTTATGGCTTTCAG GCATGCTCACAATGTAGCTTTTGAAAAGTCGGATTTATTCTTCGTCTGCCTTTTAAGACCACTgtcaacaagaatcatggttgaTGATCTGGAAATTCAGGCAGccaag TGGATGCCTCTAGTTAAATTCGTCGAGCAGCCACTAATCCAAGCAGATAGCATGTTCAGAAAAATCATTGACATTTGCATTGCTCGGCTGGGAAAGCGTTACTGTGGATTATCCGTCCATCAATTAGTCTCTACATTTGATGGCAAACTATCCTCTTTGTACTTCAACACAGTTGAAGATTCAGATGCGAACTGTCAAGCCAACTAG